From Streptomyces yatensis, one genomic window encodes:
- a CDS encoding NADH-quinone oxidoreductase subunit J family protein produces MSPAVHLAATGHGFLSPTGVEIAFLLVGIATLGAAVLTVTTKQLVHAALWLVVALGGIAVEYLLLTAEFIAWVQVLIYVGSVVVLLLFGLMLTKAPIGPSPDADSANRPAALAVAVAAAGVLVWVVVDAFRTTWIELDKGVQGSTAVSGESLFRHWVLPFEALSVLLLAALVGAIVLSRRTAEPRDAQSVGKEKR; encoded by the coding sequence GTGAGTCCCGCGGTCCACCTGGCCGCCACCGGCCACGGGTTCCTGTCGCCGACCGGCGTCGAGATCGCCTTCCTGCTGGTGGGCATCGCGACCCTCGGCGCGGCCGTCCTCACCGTCACCACCAAGCAACTGGTGCACGCCGCCCTCTGGCTGGTGGTGGCGCTCGGCGGCATCGCCGTGGAGTACCTCCTGCTCACGGCGGAGTTCATCGCCTGGGTGCAGGTGCTGATCTACGTCGGCTCCGTCGTCGTCCTCCTCCTCTTCGGGCTGATGCTCACCAAGGCGCCCATCGGCCCCTCCCCGGACGCCGATTCGGCCAACCGCCCCGCCGCGCTCGCGGTGGCCGTGGCGGCCGCGGGCGTCCTGGTGTGGGTGGTCGTGGACGCCTTCCGGACCACCTGGATCGAGCTCGACAAGGGCGTCCAGGGCTCCACCGCCGTCTCCGGTGAGAGCCTCTTCCGCCATTGGGTGCTGCCGTTCGAGGCGCTGTCCGTGCTCCTGCTCGCCGCGCTCGTGGGCGCGATCGTCCTGTCCCGCAGGACCGCCGAACCGCGGGACGCCCAGAGCGTCGGCAAGGAGAAGCGCTGA
- a CDS encoding NADH-quinone oxidoreductase subunit C codes for MTEPNETPEQSETPEPNETPERTGAAEAAGAAEAAGAAEAVEVEPTEVAEPAVAEPAAVAVPPVGWLPRSATELFGEGATAEESYGLLTVDVPADSWIASLETARDTLGCSYFDWLSAVDEPGTGFRAAAYVVALGGGGSAGAGAPGRGVRGLLVRTTVPHDAAALPTATGVYAGAAWHERETHEMFGIGFTGHPGLAPLLLPDGFEGHPLRKDFVLAARVVKAWPGAKEPGESGTGHGPKRRQMLPPGVPDPNEWGPLKGQLPPAPARPARGARAAGAAAGDRPARRTRTATAGSASQRPPGAEPTADAPTPAAERPARRSRSVSEGSASQRPGGVEPTADTQPSAAERPAGAEAAGETPASAAERPARLSRSVSEGSASQRPGGAEAAAGAQPPAAERPAGAEPAEEAQPPAAERPAGAETPAPAAERPTRRSRTAGEGSAGQRPAGAEPTAEASEPDAAASRRVAADEPSAPAEPPAPEGAAPEAPAADDAPAAGGAAEPESPASVSPAHSRRPASRTRSSDAPWHRPRPARDEDAASPPEPEAPEAEGDGDERGGEKPGPAPETNPDDQPGGTA; via the coding sequence ATGACCGAGCCGAACGAGACGCCGGAGCAGAGCGAGACGCCGGAGCCGAACGAGACGCCGGAGCGGACCGGTGCGGCGGAGGCCGCCGGGGCGGCGGAGGCCGCCGGGGCGGCGGAGGCCGTAGAGGTCGAGCCCACGGAGGTGGCGGAGCCCGCGGTGGCGGAGCCCGCTGCGGTGGCCGTGCCGCCCGTGGGCTGGCTGCCGCGTTCCGCCACCGAGCTGTTCGGCGAGGGCGCCACGGCGGAGGAGTCGTACGGCCTGCTCACCGTCGACGTCCCCGCCGACTCCTGGATCGCGTCGCTGGAGACGGCCCGCGACACCCTCGGCTGCAGCTACTTCGACTGGCTGAGCGCGGTCGACGAGCCGGGCACCGGCTTCCGGGCGGCCGCGTATGTCGTCGCCCTCGGCGGGGGCGGGAGCGCCGGCGCTGGCGCGCCCGGGCGCGGTGTGCGCGGTCTGCTGGTGCGCACCACCGTGCCGCACGACGCGGCCGCACTGCCGACCGCGACCGGCGTCTACGCCGGGGCGGCCTGGCATGAGCGCGAGACCCACGAGATGTTCGGCATCGGCTTCACCGGCCACCCCGGTCTCGCACCGCTGCTGCTCCCCGACGGCTTCGAGGGGCATCCGCTGCGCAAGGACTTCGTGCTGGCGGCCCGGGTCGTCAAGGCGTGGCCGGGCGCGAAGGAGCCGGGGGAGTCGGGCACCGGCCACGGCCCCAAGCGCCGGCAGATGCTGCCGCCGGGCGTCCCCGACCCCAACGAGTGGGGCCCCCTCAAGGGCCAGCTGCCCCCGGCCCCGGCCCGCCCGGCCCGGGGCGCCCGCGCGGCAGGCGCCGCCGCGGGCGACCGCCCCGCCCGCCGCACCCGCACCGCAACGGCCGGCTCCGCGAGCCAGCGCCCGCCCGGCGCGGAGCCAACGGCGGACGCCCCGACTCCGGCGGCCGAGCGTCCGGCGCGGCGTTCGCGCAGCGTGAGCGAGGGCTCGGCAAGCCAGCGCCCGGGCGGTGTGGAGCCGACAGCGGACACCCAGCCCTCGGCGGCCGAGCGCCCGGCAGGCGCGGAGGCGGCGGGGGAGACTCCCGCCTCGGCGGCCGAACGCCCGGCGCGGCTCTCGCGCAGCGTGAGCGAGGGCTCCGCGAGCCAGCGTCCGGGCGGTGCGGAAGCGGCGGCGGGCGCTCAGCCCCCAGCGGCCGAACGCCCGGCAGGCGCGGAGCCGGCGGAGGAGGCCCAGCCCCCGGCAGCGGAGCGCCCGGCGGGTGCGGAGACTCCCGCCCCGGCGGCCGAACGCCCGACGCGGCGCTCCCGTACCGCCGGTGAGGGGTCCGCGGGCCAGCGCCCTGCGGGCGCGGAGCCGACGGCGGAAGCCTCGGAGCCGGACGCCGCCGCCAGTCGGCGGGTGGCGGCCGATGAGCCGTCGGCCCCCGCCGAGCCACCGGCGCCCGAAGGCGCGGCGCCCGAAGCCCCCGCGGCCGATGACGCCCCCGCGGCCGGAGGCGCCGCCGAGCCCGAGTCGCCCGCATCCGTGTCCCCGGCGCACTCGCGCCGCCCCGCGTCGCGGACCCGCTCGTCCGATGCCCCCTGGCATCGTCCGCGCCCCGCCCGGGACGAGGACGCCGCGTCCCCGCCTGAGCCGGAGGCACCGGAGGCCGAGGGAGACGGGGACGAACGCGGCGGCGAGAAACCGGGCCCCGCCCCCGAGACCAACCCCGACGACCAGCCAGGAGGCACCGCGTGA
- a CDS encoding complex I subunit 1/NuoH family protein yields the protein MNDVLDVALRLLALLLAFLVLPLLVGQTEHKVMAHMQGRLGPMYAGGFHGWAQLVADGVKFAQKEDVVPTGADRRIFQLAPAVALLPYLLVLVAIPVGPAEGAVGQVVDAGIFFVLAVMGVGVLGSLMAGWASANKFSLLGGLRTAAQLMAYELPMLLTAASVAMAAGTVSLPGILDAFEWWWVPWQIVGGVVFFTAGLAELQRPPFDAPVADSEIIFGAYTEYTGLRFALFLLAEYAGIVILCGLTTVLFLGGWHGPFADGLGWLWTLLKTAVLAFVVIWLRVSYPRLREDQLQRFAWTCLIPLSLAQIALTGVVKVVIS from the coding sequence GTGAACGACGTCCTCGACGTCGCGCTGCGACTGCTCGCCCTCCTGCTCGCCTTTCTCGTGCTGCCCCTGCTCGTCGGGCAGACCGAGCACAAGGTCATGGCCCATATGCAGGGCCGCCTCGGGCCGATGTACGCGGGCGGGTTCCACGGGTGGGCCCAGCTGGTCGCGGACGGGGTGAAGTTCGCGCAGAAGGAAGACGTCGTACCCACCGGCGCCGACCGGCGGATCTTCCAGCTCGCGCCCGCCGTCGCCCTGCTGCCGTACCTCCTCGTCCTCGTCGCGATCCCGGTCGGCCCCGCCGAGGGCGCCGTCGGCCAGGTCGTGGACGCGGGCATCTTCTTCGTGCTCGCCGTGATGGGCGTCGGGGTGCTGGGTTCACTGATGGCGGGCTGGGCCTCGGCGAACAAGTTCTCCCTCCTCGGGGGCCTGCGGACGGCCGCCCAGCTCATGGCGTACGAGCTGCCGATGCTGCTCACCGCCGCCTCCGTGGCGATGGCGGCGGGCACGGTCTCGCTGCCCGGCATCCTCGATGCGTTCGAGTGGTGGTGGGTGCCGTGGCAGATCGTCGGCGGGGTGGTGTTCTTCACCGCCGGCCTCGCCGAGCTGCAGCGCCCGCCGTTCGACGCGCCGGTCGCCGACTCCGAGATCATCTTCGGTGCGTACACCGAGTACACCGGTCTGCGGTTCGCGCTCTTCCTGCTCGCCGAGTACGCGGGCATCGTCATCCTGTGCGGGCTGACCACCGTCCTGTTCCTCGGCGGCTGGCACGGTCCGTTCGCCGACGGCCTCGGCTGGCTGTGGACGCTGCTGAAGACGGCCGTCCTCGCCTTCGTCGTGATCTGGCTGCGGGTCAGCTATCCGCGGCTGCGCGAGGACCAGCTGCAGCGGTTCGCCTGGACCTGCCTCATTCCGCTCTCACTGGCCCAGATCGCCCTCACCGGCGTCGTCAAGGTGGTGATCTCCTGA
- a CDS encoding NADH-quinone oxidoreductase subunit L, which yields MTTTTAAVLVPLLPFLGALAGLLLGRRAPGFVRPLAVLPTLAAAGLAVLVAVRQGGGAGGGTAPLTAATRLADTGSVPVDLALQIDGFAALVAVLVAVVACCVQIYSTGYLRDDPRYPSYAALVSLFTAAMLLVVYADDLIVLLVGWEIMGICSYFLVGHYWETAAARSASLKAFLVTKLGDVPFLIGIFALAGDTGTFRISEIHTRLTSETAGVPLDHPTLIALLLLAGVAGKSAQFPLHTWLPDAMAGPTPVSALIHAATMVAAGVFVVARLLPVFASSTAALAVLAAMAAVTMVGSALAALAQDDIKRVLAYSTVGQLGYMTGALAVDDRGAAVFHLITHGAFKALLFLGAGVVIHAAGSNSLAAMSRMSGLAQRIPDAFWTMTVALLALAAITPFAGFFSKEAVLGTAEHAATGHTPGVPAGVGWTVLVAGLLTALLTAGYAARLWLLAFRGRGEPVPDHGKQPVAMNVVLWVLFIPTAALGLAYGTLPDWFDGETLTPTLTTSVLGTGLALVGVLVMYGAWRHRSARAARVPLGAVAAHPEAADAVSEAEAIATHEAAYGSIAGASDPADPGRLLLGPLHRHAAVGFHLDTVYSALFVRPVRAAARLVRFLDREVVETYVRGAGGAPRLLGAAVRRAQTGNVQTYLGALLAGSLVLAVAAVLVAAGA from the coding sequence GTGACGACCACGACCGCCGCCGTTCTCGTCCCCCTCCTGCCCTTCCTCGGCGCCCTCGCCGGACTTCTGCTGGGCCGCCGCGCCCCCGGTTTCGTCCGCCCCCTCGCGGTGCTGCCGACCCTCGCCGCGGCCGGGCTCGCCGTGCTCGTCGCGGTACGGCAGGGCGGGGGAGCGGGCGGCGGCACGGCCCCGCTCACCGCCGCGACCCGGCTCGCCGACACCGGCTCGGTCCCCGTCGACCTCGCCCTGCAGATCGACGGCTTCGCCGCCCTGGTCGCGGTCCTCGTCGCCGTCGTCGCCTGCTGTGTGCAGATCTACTCGACCGGCTATCTGCGGGACGACCCCCGCTACCCCTCCTACGCCGCGCTCGTCTCCCTCTTCACCGCCGCGATGCTCCTGGTCGTCTACGCCGACGACCTGATCGTGCTGCTCGTCGGCTGGGAGATCATGGGCATCTGCTCGTACTTCCTGGTGGGCCACTACTGGGAGACCGCGGCCGCGCGCTCGGCGTCCCTGAAGGCGTTCCTGGTCACCAAGCTCGGCGACGTCCCGTTCCTGATCGGCATCTTCGCGCTCGCGGGCGACACCGGCACGTTCCGGATCAGCGAGATCCACACCCGGCTGACCTCCGAGACCGCCGGGGTGCCGCTGGACCACCCCACCCTGATCGCGCTGCTGCTGCTGGCCGGGGTGGCGGGCAAGTCCGCGCAGTTCCCGCTGCACACCTGGCTGCCGGACGCGATGGCCGGCCCCACGCCGGTCTCCGCGCTGATCCACGCGGCCACCATGGTCGCCGCCGGTGTCTTCGTCGTGGCCCGGCTGCTGCCCGTCTTCGCCTCCTCCACCGCCGCGCTCGCCGTACTGGCCGCCATGGCGGCCGTGACGATGGTCGGCTCGGCGCTCGCCGCGCTCGCCCAGGACGACATCAAACGCGTCCTCGCCTACTCGACCGTCGGCCAACTCGGCTATATGACGGGCGCGCTGGCCGTCGACGACCGCGGCGCCGCCGTCTTCCACCTCATCACCCACGGCGCGTTCAAGGCGCTGCTCTTCCTCGGCGCGGGCGTGGTGATCCACGCCGCGGGCAGCAACTCCCTGGCCGCCATGTCCCGGATGAGCGGCCTCGCCCAGCGCATCCCCGACGCCTTCTGGACGATGACGGTCGCGCTGCTCGCGCTCGCCGCCATCACGCCCTTCGCGGGCTTCTTCTCCAAGGAGGCCGTCCTCGGCACGGCCGAGCACGCCGCGACCGGCCACACCCCCGGCGTCCCGGCGGGCGTCGGCTGGACGGTCCTCGTCGCCGGTCTCCTTACCGCGCTCCTGACCGCCGGATACGCGGCCCGGCTGTGGCTGCTCGCCTTCCGCGGCCGGGGCGAGCCCGTCCCCGACCACGGCAAGCAGCCGGTGGCCATGAACGTCGTCCTGTGGGTGCTGTTCATCCCCACGGCCGCCCTGGGCCTCGCCTACGGCACGCTGCCCGACTGGTTCGACGGCGAGACGCTCACCCCGACCCTCACCACCTCCGTGCTCGGCACCGGGCTGGCCCTGGTCGGCGTCCTCGTCATGTACGGCGCCTGGCGGCACCGCTCGGCCCGGGCCGCCCGCGTCCCGCTCGGCGCGGTGGCCGCCCACCCCGAAGCCGCCGACGCCGTCTCCGAGGCCGAGGCCATCGCCACCCACGAGGCGGCCTACGGCTCCATCGCGGGCGCCAGCGACCCCGCCGACCCCGGACGGCTGCTCCTGGGCCCGCTGCACCGCCACGCGGCCGTCGGCTTCCACCTCGACACCGTCTACAGCGCCCTGTTCGTCCGCCCCGTGCGGGCCGCCGCCCGGCTCGTCCGCTTCCTCGACCGCGAGGTCGTCGAGACGTACGTGCGCGGCGCGGGAGGTGCGCCCCGCCTGCTCGGCGCGGCCGTCCGCCGCGCCCAGACCGGCAATGTGCAGACCTACCTCGGCGCGCTGCTCGCGGGCTCCCTCGTCCTGGCCGTGGCCGCCGTCCTCGTCGCAGCGGGAGCCTGA
- the nuoK gene encoding NADH-quinone oxidoreductase subunit NuoK: MHLAYPAVLAVLLFCTGLYGVLARRNAILVLMSVELMLNAVNLNLVAFDVWLRDTLHAGQALTLFTIAIAAAEIGIGLAIVLLVHRNSGTADVDKLRDLADPPSDGQDPMDDSMAAPTDNDADQARRARRQTA; the protein is encoded by the coding sequence ATGCACCTCGCCTACCCCGCCGTGCTCGCCGTCCTCCTCTTCTGCACCGGCCTGTACGGCGTCCTCGCCCGCCGCAACGCGATCCTGGTGCTGATGTCGGTCGAGCTGATGCTCAACGCCGTCAACCTCAACCTCGTCGCCTTCGACGTCTGGCTCCGCGACACCCTGCACGCGGGCCAGGCCCTGACCCTCTTCACCATCGCCATCGCCGCCGCCGAGATCGGCATCGGCCTCGCCATCGTCCTCCTCGTCCACCGCAACAGCGGCACCGCCGACGTCGACAAGCTCCGGGACCTGGCCGACCCCCCGTCGGACGGCCAGGACCCGATGGACGACAGCATGGCAGCCCCCACTGACAACGACGCCGACCAGGCACGACGCGCCCGGAGGCAGACCGCGTGA
- a CDS encoding NuoI/complex I 23 kDa subunit family protein, which produces MGIPGSGLAKGLAVTLRTMTRKSHTAQYPDAQPELPPRTRGVIGLFEENCTVCMLCARECPDWCIYIDSHKETVPPAAPGGRERSRNVLDRFAIDFALCMYCGICIEVCPFDALFWSPEFEYAEEDIRDLTHERDKLREWMWTVPAPPALDPRAEEPKEIGAARKTADKLAAAEAAAAAESERTSDASDGPNGPDGPNERNGTDGNGAAT; this is translated from the coding sequence ATGGGCATCCCCGGATCCGGCCTGGCCAAGGGCCTGGCCGTCACCCTCCGCACGATGACCCGGAAGTCGCACACCGCGCAGTATCCGGACGCGCAGCCCGAGCTGCCGCCCCGCACCCGCGGGGTGATCGGGCTGTTCGAGGAGAACTGCACGGTCTGCATGCTGTGCGCCCGCGAATGCCCGGACTGGTGCATCTATATCGACTCGCACAAGGAGACCGTCCCCCCGGCCGCCCCGGGCGGGCGCGAGCGCAGCCGCAATGTGCTGGACCGGTTCGCGATCGACTTCGCCCTGTGCATGTACTGCGGTATCTGCATCGAGGTGTGTCCTTTCGACGCGCTCTTCTGGTCGCCGGAGTTCGAGTACGCGGAGGAGGACATCCGCGATCTCACCCATGAGCGGGACAAGCTCCGCGAGTGGATGTGGACGGTGCCCGCGCCGCCCGCGCTGGACCCGCGCGCGGAGGAGCCCAAGGAGATCGGCGCCGCCCGTAAGACCGCCGACAAGCTCGCCGCCGCGGAGGCCGCGGCCGCCGCCGAGTCGGAGCGCACCTCCGACGCGAGCGACGGACCCAACGGACCCGACGGGCCCAACGAGCGCAACGGCACCGACGGAAACGGAGCCGCCACGTGA
- a CDS encoding complex I subunit 4 family protein, whose translation MNHTVQQLLLAALVVLPLLGSAAALLPAPPGLRGRGPDQAVLRHGVTVTGVVLAAAIALAAGFDHDHPARMQAQTDIGWIPALDIRIHLGVDGVSLPLLVLTALLSFLSALYAYFNRPSGPSPKAFVALLLLLESGTLASFAVLDLMLFFLAFEMVLIPMYFLINRWGSGERERAAWRFILYTLLGSVVMLLGLLLVGIKGGTFDMVALATDNGGKLSHTTQLIAALAIIVGLAVKAPMWPLHSWLPDAHTAAPTVGSVLLAGVLLKMGTYGLVRIVLPITPGAAHTYAPYLAAFAVVGIIYGSLACLALALPSPTTTLNGGFAPFERSGARGDLKRLIAYSSVGHMGFVLLGIATLTPTGVNGALFANIAHGLITGLLFFLVGALKDRSGTTDLDQLAGTSGAALYGRAPRLGGLLAFGAVASLGLPGLAGFWGEMLAMFGAFDPADGLSRPAYLTYMAFAGLGTLLTAAYMLIVVRRVCMGDHPIEPRVGTEPERPALADVHGHEFAAWSPLVALTVLAGLWPAALLGLTDPAVQQLLAGGNR comes from the coding sequence GTGAACCACACCGTCCAGCAACTCCTCCTCGCCGCCCTGGTCGTGCTCCCCCTGCTCGGCAGCGCCGCCGCCCTGCTCCCGGCCCCGCCCGGGCTGCGCGGCCGCGGACCCGACCAGGCCGTGCTGCGGCACGGCGTGACCGTCACCGGAGTGGTGCTCGCCGCCGCCATCGCGCTGGCCGCCGGTTTCGACCACGACCACCCGGCCAGGATGCAGGCCCAGACGGACATCGGCTGGATCCCGGCGCTGGACATCCGCATCCACCTCGGCGTCGACGGCGTCTCGCTGCCGCTGCTCGTGCTGACCGCGCTGCTGAGCTTCCTCAGCGCGCTCTACGCCTACTTCAACCGGCCCTCCGGGCCGTCCCCCAAGGCCTTCGTGGCGCTGCTGCTGCTCCTGGAGTCCGGCACCCTGGCCAGCTTCGCGGTGCTGGACCTGATGCTGTTCTTCCTGGCGTTCGAGATGGTCCTCATCCCGATGTACTTCCTCATCAACCGGTGGGGCAGCGGCGAACGGGAGCGTGCCGCCTGGCGGTTCATCCTCTACACCCTGCTCGGCTCCGTCGTCATGCTGCTCGGCCTCCTCCTCGTCGGGATCAAGGGCGGCACCTTCGACATGGTGGCACTCGCCACTGACAACGGCGGGAAGCTCAGCCACACCACCCAGCTGATCGCGGCCCTCGCCATCATCGTCGGACTCGCCGTCAAGGCCCCCATGTGGCCGCTGCACAGCTGGCTGCCCGACGCCCACACCGCCGCGCCCACCGTCGGCTCCGTGCTGCTGGCGGGCGTGCTGCTCAAGATGGGCACCTACGGGCTGGTCCGCATCGTGCTGCCGATCACCCCCGGGGCGGCCCACACCTACGCGCCCTACCTCGCCGCGTTCGCCGTGGTCGGCATCATCTACGGATCCCTCGCCTGCCTCGCCCTCGCCCTCCCGTCTCCCACCACCACCCTCAACGGAGGCTTCGCGCCTTTTGAACGCAGCGGCGCCAGGGGCGACCTCAAGCGCCTGATCGCCTACTCCTCCGTCGGCCATATGGGCTTCGTGCTGCTGGGCATCGCGACCCTCACCCCCACCGGGGTGAACGGCGCGCTCTTCGCCAACATCGCCCACGGCCTGATCACCGGACTGCTCTTCTTCCTCGTCGGCGCCCTCAAGGACCGCTCCGGCACCACCGACCTCGACCAGCTCGCGGGCACCAGTGGCGCCGCCCTGTACGGCAGGGCGCCACGCCTGGGCGGACTGCTCGCCTTCGGCGCCGTGGCCTCCCTGGGGCTGCCCGGACTCGCCGGGTTCTGGGGCGAGATGCTCGCCATGTTCGGCGCCTTCGACCCCGCCGACGGCCTCAGCCGCCCGGCGTATCTCACCTATATGGCGTTCGCCGGCCTCGGTACCCTGCTCACCGCCGCCTACATGCTGATCGTCGTACGGCGCGTCTGCATGGGCGACCATCCGATCGAGCCCCGTGTCGGGACGGAGCCCGAGCGGCCCGCCCTCGCCGACGTCCACGGCCATGAATTCGCCGCCTGGAGCCCCCTGGTGGCCCTCACCGTCCTCGCCGGACTGTGGCCCGCGGCCCTCCTCGGCCTCACCGACCCGGCCGTGCAGCAGCTCCTCGCGGGAGGCAACCGATGA
- a CDS encoding NADH-quinone oxidoreductase subunit B translates to MDVTPNPTPTPTPTTPVAAPVPASAPVDLPEPRRLGTLARLAPEPMKVVLNWGRRYSLWVFNFGLACCAIEFIAASMARHDFIRLGVIPFAPGPRQADLMVVSGTVTDKMAPAVKRLYEQMPEPKYVISFGACSNCGGPYWDSYAVTKGVDQIIPVDVYVPGCPPRPEALLQGILKLQEKIARESLGERYGNSGSGGAEAAAGRPSAAALRSGLVTPPGREDTT, encoded by the coding sequence GTGGACGTGACACCGAACCCCACGCCGACACCGACACCGACGACACCGGTCGCCGCGCCGGTCCCCGCCTCCGCTCCGGTGGACCTGCCGGAGCCGCGCCGTCTCGGCACGCTGGCCCGGCTGGCTCCCGAGCCGATGAAGGTCGTCCTGAACTGGGGCCGCCGCTACAGCCTGTGGGTCTTCAACTTCGGCCTCGCCTGCTGCGCGATCGAATTCATCGCCGCGTCGATGGCCCGCCACGACTTCATCCGGCTCGGCGTGATCCCCTTCGCGCCGGGGCCGCGCCAGGCCGACCTGATGGTCGTCTCCGGCACGGTCACGGACAAGATGGCGCCCGCGGTCAAGCGGCTGTACGAGCAGATGCCGGAGCCGAAGTACGTGATCTCCTTCGGGGCCTGCTCGAACTGCGGCGGCCCCTACTGGGACTCGTACGCCGTGACGAAGGGCGTCGACCAGATCATCCCCGTCGACGTCTACGTCCCCGGCTGCCCGCCCCGGCCCGAGGCGCTGCTGCAGGGCATCCTCAAGCTCCAGGAGAAGATCGCGCGCGAGTCGCTGGGCGAGCGCTACGGGAATTCCGGGTCCGGCGGCGCCGAAGCGGCGGCGGGCCGCCCGTCCGCGGCCGCGCTGCGCAGCGGGCTGGTCACGCCTCCGGGGCGGGAAGACACGACATGA